In bacterium, the DNA window CCATGAGTTTCACCATCTGGATCTTGCTGTTGATTCCCTCGGCCGTGGCGTTCGTGATCCGATGTTTGAAGTAGGTCAGGAGGTTGGCCAGGTGTCGCTTGAGCGTCTTGGCGG includes these proteins:
- a CDS encoding transposase translates to AKTLKRHLANLLTYFKHRITNATAEGINSKIQMVKLMACGYRNRNHYRAAIYFHCGGLEIGR